The Triticum urartu cultivar G1812 chromosome 6, Tu2.1, whole genome shotgun sequence genome includes the window AAACCATGTGTCCCGTCTCCACACTGAGGCAGGCTCGGCTCCCGCGGCCAGCGTCTGCCAGCCACAATATGTACATTCTTCTCAGCTCATTACAGATAGGCGAAAGCACATAGCTCTTTTGCAGAACCGAAGGAGGCTTACCGTGCTCGCGAGGGTTTCCGACAGCCAGTTGATTTCTTCAGGGATATCTGAATCTGTGTTCTTGCCTGCCAAGTGTGTTCTAGCAGTGACGCCCTCGACCTTCGGCTTACCATGGGCACCCCTACATGACGTAAACTCAAGTTTAGTGATAATCCACTTGATGGCTGCTAACAAAAGAATGACAAAATGTGGTGTGTTGGAGGCAGCAGCACTGACCTGCCCGGAGCATCGTTCTCACTCAACATCGGCAAGATTTCTGTTTCTGAAAATAGGAGGCTGTGATGGCTCACACCTGCTATTCCTTGCTTCTCCAGAAACTGGATGTGCTCCCGCAACGACTCGTCCCTGGAAGATACAGTACAGGCAAACAGATTAACTTCGCAGCAAAGGAGGTAGAGTTCATGCAAAACTAGCTGTTACATTTTCCTTTGGGTACCCCatatcatcctatcaagaagaacTAAAGCTTTCTGCGTCCCAAAATGCATGCGTAACACAACATTTTGGTGTCCATTTTCTGACTGATTTGTACCAGGTAATTATTAAAGCTATTTTTCATTTTATATCCATGTTAAAGTACATGGAGCCTCAGATAGTCGAGCGCTGATATCATCAGAATTAATGGAACAAAAGCAAATGTCTTACATGTCAAGCTGCTGTCCATGCTCTTCTTGCAGTTGTTTCTGCGTGAGGGAAATATCAAAACCTTGTTCCGGCATACTGAAAAGCTCCCAAAGGTCCTGAAGATGTGCACAAAGAATTAGCCGTACTATCCAGTAAAACATCCAGCAAGCAATGACAAGTGGATTATCACTAAACTTGAGTTTACGTCATGATACGTACGCTCTGGCTGAAGTAACGTCTCTGTTCTTTCTTCTCCGTGGCTGCCCTAAACAAACCACCCTTGAGGACCTGCAAAAAGGTACATACGATTCAAGGATGCGAAAGTATGGAACTTAAAGATAGAGCCTGGAGATGTCATTATGAAAAACATTGGAGTAAGAAAATTCTAGATCATATTTGAACCTGCGATTTATACATCTTTTCTTCGACAGTTGCAGAGGTCATTAAGCGGTACACAATCACTTCTTTGGTCTGTCCAATTCGATCAACCCAATCAACGCTCTGATTATCCGTACTGTAAAATGGAAGATCGTGTTGTGGAATAAAAAAACTTGCAGTGACAAGCATTCATAAAAGCAAAAGGAATACACTTGTTAAGGGCGTGCCAATGTTCGGATACCTTGGATTCCAAGCAGGATCGACTAGTATGACACGAGCTGCCTTGGTGAGTGTAAGTCCAAGACCACCGACttttgtggtcagtaaaaatATTTGACCTCCGTAGCCCTCTTGAAAATCCTGGATATGCAAATGCATAATACGTAAGCAACATAGCATATATAATTGAGTTCATTGCCTAACATAACATAGAAAAAGGGAAGTGAGAATAGGAACCTTCACAATCCTTTCCCTCTCGGAAATATCAGTGATGCCACCATCCATGCGAGAAAAGTCGTAGCCCTCTAATATTATAGCTTCCTTTTGCAATAATTGAATGTGTTACAACAGATGACAATCCACGTCTCAAAACTACTTTTTATGGTATACTGTAGTACATACTCAACGAAAATGGGAATGTATATTCTGATGCCAGCACTAGATCAGACATGCCAAAAGCCACCAGTTATGCTAAGATAATATTTTATCTCAAGTACTACTTGTCTATTGAACGGAACTTGAATGTGATATGCCTCTTCTGTTGCACACAAGTGTCTAAGACTCGACGTAACAGTAAGACGTGCACATATTTTAACATCAGTATATTTTGTAAGCAGAAATTACCCATTTACTCTATTAACAGAGTTTATCATGTACTACCTCTGTAAACAAATACAAGACGTCTTAGAGACTTAACACAAGTCTccaaaacgtcttatatttgtttacagagggagtacgtGAATATACAAAAACAACAATGTATATAAAATAGTACTACCTCCGTCCCGAAAAGCTTGTCTTAGATTAtctagatatggatgtatctaacactaaaacgtgtctagatacatctgtatctagacaaatctaagacaagctTTTTGGGACCGAGTGAGTAGATCTAATTTGAATGTTATAGTATAACACAAAAACACGGCATGCACTCCAAGAATTGACAACAGACCTGAATAAGGTTTAGCATTTTACAAGTCTGAGAAAATATCAGAACATTGTGGCCCTCTTCAAGAAGATTCGGCTGCAACATCAACATTAACCATTTGAGTTTGCATAAAGAAATAGTTGGAGTACATTACTAACAACTAATATGCTTCAATGAATGCTTACCAACAAAGACAGGATAAAAGATAACTTGCATGAGACTTCCTGACTGAATTGTACTGCATCATCATCATGAGCCATATCTGCGAGGTTCATGGCCATTTTTTCAACCATCACTATATCCTGAGTACTAAAATCTCCATCCATGCCTTCCAAGATGTCCCCAGCAGCTCTCTGAGTGCATATCAGTGGGTGATCACATATTTTTTTCAATACCTGTAAGGAAAAACGTGAAACGGACATAATTGCACAAAAGAATGTGCACAGAAGAATTCCTCAAAAATGTGCACAGAAAAACAAATGACAAATTAAGGCCATACAATTAGCAAATGCTGCCTCCCATACAACCTCCATTTTACTTTATAAGTGTATTTTTGGTTTAGCTCAGAGGTAACGGATAGGATTAATAGTAAGGGAACATTATTGTCTTAGAATAGTTAGTCAAGATGCAAGTTTAACAATAAATGATGAAGAGACTGAGAGATAAATGAGGGCAAGAGATAGAAAAAGTCATCATTTCTACAAGCATGCCTTATATTTTGATATAATATTGCAAACTCTTTTGAATCAGAGCAAGTATATGAATGAGCATACATAAGCAGAGCTAAAGGAGTAGATGACAGCAACAAGAGAACAAACAAAGTTCGACAAGATGGATGCAAAGAGAAGGCTTTGGAGCTTATGCTTACATTAAGAGCAGCCAAGGGATTTCCTTCCGATTCAAATTGAACTAGCTCACTGTTCAGAAAAGCTTCATATAGACGTCTCTGCACCCAAAAAACAGACAAATTGCAAAATTGTCATTCGCCCAATTACTCGACCAGTTTTGCATTAGCGACACCAAAATTTATAGTACCTGGCAATCTGTTAATTTCAGCCAGATAATTAGCTCATCCTTCTTTGGAAGCTTTTTATCATCTGTCAACCCAGTCTCAAGGGACACTTCACTTTTCATGCGTCGCAAGAAATTTGGCTTTATCCGTTCTCTTAATTCCTGTGAAACAAAGTTAATTATGAAAGAAGAATTATAATAGGTGTAAGTTCAGACGACTACAAGTAATTATCCAGATTCAGATGGCTTAATCTAAATGGCTTGCCCTCTCATGGTTCAACTAGAAGTCAACATTAGATAATGTGGAATTGAAATGCAGTTCAGTTAGAGAATTGCTTTCACATGTCAAACCAGAGACGAAAGTACTACTTAGCTAATATAGGAATACATTATGCACATCTTAGAGATCAGCATGTTGAGCTTGTAATTTCTCAACAAATCACAATGACAAGAAGTAATGGCATTGCACATGGTGGAATATATCAAACATGATCACCATTTATACAGTACTAAAATGCGGACATACCAAAAAGTAAGAAACAACGCTGACACACTAAAGTCTATCTGTCAATTGGACTCAAACACACAAAGATGACAGGTACCTTCGCTGCATTTGAGCGTATGTGCTTCTCTCGATTGCTTGCGGTCTTGTCATTTCCTCGACTGATAGGCCGTTGATACCTTGTTCTGAACCTCCCAAAATAGAGAAATAAATAACACTACATGGTGCAAAGTAAAGCAGCATCACTAATGCAGGAAAACAAGGGAGTAAGTAAATTACTCTTCCTCATCACCCATGGCTTCCGGGCAACAGAAATTGAAAATCGCCCACATTTTCTACAAGAGTATGCATGCTTATTTGCATCAGTAATAGGAGGACAAAGTACATAGGAGCATGTAAAGTACGGGGTTTTAGAAATTTCAGCTAGGTGGTACCATCAAGCTTATTTTGAaatctttttttttgcgggtaaagCTTATTTTAAAATCAACAGGGATTAATCTGCATcaatttgggggggggggggggcgaaatGTCGTGAAATAGGAGATCCTACTCGCATATCATGTGGCTGAGGCCGACAACTTAAAGCTCCTTGATTCAATGGGTGAGAAGTGTCTTTGGGGCGACGACTAGCACCTTCCAGATCAAACTGGAATGGAACAACCCTGCCAAAAAGGCAGAAACCTGCACCAACTTGATATCGAGAATATTGCATCACTAACTTGATATCGAGATATATTTTGGCTGAAGGAAACAAGTGCCAGTGTAGTTTGCAGATTACTACTAGCTTGGAAACAAGTATAATTAAGCACACGATACAATAGCAACAAAACAAATTCGATTATTGGGTCGCATCAGATGATATATGATTGGTTTCAGCACCTTACTATGCAGGAACGATGCAGTTTTCAGAATAATCTCTGCAGCGTAGCTAGTACTAGTAGGCTAATAGTAGCATTCATCCACAACAACCTTCCTAACGCTAGCAAGTATAATTAAGGGAGAAACAGAGCCGATGATGGTGAGAATGAGATCAATACGAACTAACAGGTCTTGTTATGATCAATCAATTAAGTGAGAAACAATTTAACGAGAAGAACGAGTGGATGTCAATGGGTTCGAGGGAGGGAGGGGACCTGCATGGTCTTGCCGAGTCCCATGTCGTCCCCTAGGATCCCGCCGGTTCCCCTGCAGTGCAGCGACCAGAGCCAACTGAGCCCATCGTGCTGGTGGGCGTAGAGCATCTTGAATACCCTCCCTGGGAGCCTGTACAGCGGCGGGCCCCATCTCAAAGTCCTCCTCcagtcctcctccttctcctcgtCGCCGTCGATGTCATGGTGGTTTTCCACCTCTTTCTTTCGAAAAGGGACGCTTTATTACTTAAAAGATTTAAGCAttacacccggcctctgcataattAAGACACACACAGCCAAATAAGATAAGATCCTCACatacaaaataaaaataaaaggacTGTCTACTTTACATCTGGATGAAAATAAATTTGCTTTCAGTCATATTTTTTCCGCCAGTTCAAGGAAGGATGACAAGTGTCCCTGTCCTGTGTCTCCTGTCCTCTGTTTGCTCCTTGTTGTCCGGCTTTTAAACACACTCGCATCATCATGTTAACGGGTCTACACCCCAACTCTTTTCAACCCGTACAGGAAAGCAGCAAGAAAGGAGAAAAATAACCCAAAGTTACAGGCAAAACTTTCCCATGTCCACTATTCTAAAACTAACAACACACGACCAAAATGAAATGAAAAATACAATCTGGAAAAGAACTAAAATTCCACTAAAGAATTTAGATGTAATATCCACTAAAAATGCACTGTAAAAATCTTTATGTCCACTAAGAATTACAATGTAAAAATCCATTAAAATTACACTAAGATTTGTTAGAGTTATAATATAAGTCATGTACCCCTTTGTATTTATCCCGTTGTAtaaggggtttcctgcatatgttccacacctatacatgtatatatatcggcctatggcctcatgggaatacaagttgcatattcctaacatggtattagagctAGGTCAATTTTTTGCACACTGCAACTCGTGCTATTGATCCGTCGATCGCAGCCGCCGGCCTCGATCTCCTGTTTCCGCTCGTCTGGCTCCCGATCGAAGCTC containing:
- the LOC125516593 gene encoding SNF2 domain-containing protein ENL1-like; this encodes MTYIITLTNLSKEVENHHDIDGDEEKEEDWRRTLRWGPPLYRLPGRVFKMLYAHQHDGLSWLWSLHCRGTGGILGDDMGLGKTMQKMWAIFNFCCPEAMGDEEEFRTRYQRPISRGNDKTASNREKHIRSNAAKELRERIKPNFLRRMKSEVSLETGLTDDKKLPKKDELIIWLKLTDCQRRLYEAFLNSELVQFESEGNPLAALNVLKKICDHPLICTQRAAGDILEGMDGDFSTQDIVMVEKMAMNLADMAHDDDAVQFSQEVSCKLSFILSLLPNLLEEGHNVLIFSQTCKMLNLIQEAIILEGYDFSRMDGGITDISERERIVKDFQEGYGGQIFLLTTKVGGLGLTLTKAARVILVDPAWNPSTDNQSVDWVDRIGQTKEVIVYRLMTSATVEEKMYKSQVLKGGLFRAATEKKEQRRYFSQSDLWELFSMPEQGFDISLTQKQLQEEHGQQLDMDESLREHIQFLEKQGIAGVSHHSLLFSETEILPMLSENDAPGRGAHGKPKVEGVTARTHLAGKNTDSDIPEEINWLSETLASTTLAAGAEPASVWRRDTWFG